In Electrophorus electricus isolate fEleEle1 chromosome 1, fEleEle1.pri, whole genome shotgun sequence, a single window of DNA contains:
- the LOC113583261 gene encoding cytoplasmic phosphatidylinositol transfer protein 1 isoform X1, translating to MLVKEYRICMPLTVEEYRIGQLYMISKHSHEQSDRGEGVEVVQNEPFHDPTHGQGQFTEKRVYLNSKLPSWARAVVPRIFYVTEKAWNYYPHTITEYTCSFLPKFSIHIETKYEDNKGCNDTIFDSELKDQEREVCFIDIAYDEIPERYYKESEDLRYFRSEKTSRGMLQEGWRDTQEPIMCSYKLVTVKFEVWGLQTRVEQFVHKVVRDILLLGHRQAFAWVDEWIDMTMDEVREYERTIQEATNQKIGIFPPSISIGETLSSLAPNGPASAPPTPLYTDAPEFLSVPKDRPRKKSAPETLTLRETARSGPEATSEPAPNRSSLSPESNQLE from the exons tacAGGATCGGGCAGCTGTATATGATCAGTAAGCACAGTCACGAGCAGAGTGATCggggggagggtgtggaggtggtgcagAATGAACCCTTCCACGACCCCACACACGGCCAGGGCCAGTTCACCGAGAAACGCGTCTACCTCAACAg CAAACTTCCCAGTTGGGCTAGAGCAGTGGTGCCCAGAATCTTCTATGTGACGGAGAAAGCCTGGAACTATTACCCTCACACGATTacag AATACACA TGTTCCTTTTTGCCGAAGTTCTCCATCCACATAGAAACTAAGTACGAAGACAACAAAGGATGCAATGACACC atCTTTGATAGTGAACTGAAGGACCAggagagagaagtgtgtttcATAGACATCGCCTACGATGAGATTCCTGAGCGCTACTATAAGGAGTCAGAG gATCTCCGCTACTTCAGGTCGGAGAAGACGTCTCGCGGTATGCTCCAGGAGGGCTGGCGAGACACACAGGAGCCCATCATGTGCTCCTACAAGCTCGTTACCGTCAAGTTCGAGGTGTGGGGCCTTCAGACACGCGTCGAGCAGTTTGTGCACAAG gTGGTGAGGGATATACTCCTGCTGGGTCACAGACAGGCCTTCGCCTGGGTGGACGAGTGGATCG ACATGACGATGGATGAGGTGAGAGAATATGAGCGTACCATCCAGGAGGCTACCAATCAGAAGATCGGAATCTTCCCTCCGTCCATTTCTATTGGTGAGACGCTCTCGTCTCTGGCTCCCAATGGTCCTGCCAgtgccccacccaccccactctACACCGATGCCCCGGAATTCCTCTCCGTCCCCAAAGACCGACCTCGCAAGAAATCCGCCCCCGAAACACTCACTCTGCGCGAGACTGCCCGATCAGGGCCTGAGGCCACCTCTGAGCCAGCCCCTAACCGCTCCTCCCTCAGCCCCGAGTCCAATCAGCTGGAGTGA
- the LOC113583261 gene encoding cytoplasmic phosphatidylinositol transfer protein 1 isoform X3: protein MLVKEYRICMPLTVEEYRIGQLYMISKHSHEQSDRGEGVEVVQNEPFHDPTHGQGQFTEKRVYLNSKLPSWARAVVPRIFYVTEKAWNYYPHTITEYTCSFLPKFSIHIETKYEDNKGCNDTIFDSELKDQEREVCFIDIAYDEIPERYYKESEDLRYFRSEKTSRGMLQEGWRDTQEPIMCSYKLVTVKFEVWGLQTRVEQFVHKVVRDILLLGHRQAFAWVDEWIDMSLEDVREYERRMHEQTNIKVCNDQQEHTTSAPPSLGGLGTLDKT from the exons tacAGGATCGGGCAGCTGTATATGATCAGTAAGCACAGTCACGAGCAGAGTGATCggggggagggtgtggaggtggtgcagAATGAACCCTTCCACGACCCCACACACGGCCAGGGCCAGTTCACCGAGAAACGCGTCTACCTCAACAg CAAACTTCCCAGTTGGGCTAGAGCAGTGGTGCCCAGAATCTTCTATGTGACGGAGAAAGCCTGGAACTATTACCCTCACACGATTacag AATACACA TGTTCCTTTTTGCCGAAGTTCTCCATCCACATAGAAACTAAGTACGAAGACAACAAAGGATGCAATGACACC atCTTTGATAGTGAACTGAAGGACCAggagagagaagtgtgtttcATAGACATCGCCTACGATGAGATTCCTGAGCGCTACTATAAGGAGTCAGAG gATCTCCGCTACTTCAGGTCGGAGAAGACGTCTCGCGGTATGCTCCAGGAGGGCTGGCGAGACACACAGGAGCCCATCATGTGCTCCTACAAGCTCGTTACCGTCAAGTTCGAGGTGTGGGGCCTTCAGACACGCGTCGAGCAGTTTGTGCACAAG gTGGTGAGGGATATACTCCTGCTGGGTCACAGACAGGCCTTCGCCTGGGTGGACGAGTGGATCG ATATGTCTTTGGAGGACGTTCGGGAGTACGAGAGGCGAATGCATGAGCAAACCAACATTAAAGTTTGCAATGACCAGCAAGAACATACCACAAGTGCACCTCCATCACTGGGTGGCTTAGGGACCCTTGACAAA ACATGA
- the LOC113583261 gene encoding cytoplasmic phosphatidylinositol transfer protein 1 isoform X2, whose product MLVKEYRICMPLTVEEYRIGQLYMISKHSHEQSDRGEGVEVVQNEPFHDPTHGQGQFTEKRVYLNSKLPSWARAVVPRIFYVTEKAWNYYPHTITEYTCSFLPKFSIHIETKYEDNKGCNDTIFDSELKDQEREVCFIDIAYDEIPERYYKESEDLRYFRSEKTSRGMLQEGWRDTQEPIMCSYKLVTVKFEVWGLQTRVEQFVHKVVRDILLLGHRQAFAWVDEWIDMSLEDVREYERRMHEQTNIKVCNDQQEHTTSAPPSLGGLGTLDKVST is encoded by the exons tacAGGATCGGGCAGCTGTATATGATCAGTAAGCACAGTCACGAGCAGAGTGATCggggggagggtgtggaggtggtgcagAATGAACCCTTCCACGACCCCACACACGGCCAGGGCCAGTTCACCGAGAAACGCGTCTACCTCAACAg CAAACTTCCCAGTTGGGCTAGAGCAGTGGTGCCCAGAATCTTCTATGTGACGGAGAAAGCCTGGAACTATTACCCTCACACGATTacag AATACACA TGTTCCTTTTTGCCGAAGTTCTCCATCCACATAGAAACTAAGTACGAAGACAACAAAGGATGCAATGACACC atCTTTGATAGTGAACTGAAGGACCAggagagagaagtgtgtttcATAGACATCGCCTACGATGAGATTCCTGAGCGCTACTATAAGGAGTCAGAG gATCTCCGCTACTTCAGGTCGGAGAAGACGTCTCGCGGTATGCTCCAGGAGGGCTGGCGAGACACACAGGAGCCCATCATGTGCTCCTACAAGCTCGTTACCGTCAAGTTCGAGGTGTGGGGCCTTCAGACACGCGTCGAGCAGTTTGTGCACAAG gTGGTGAGGGATATACTCCTGCTGGGTCACAGACAGGCCTTCGCCTGGGTGGACGAGTGGATCG ATATGTCTTTGGAGGACGTTCGGGAGTACGAGAGGCGAATGCATGAGCAAACCAACATTAAAGTTTGCAATGACCAGCAAGAACATACCACAAGTGCACCTCCATCACTGGGTGGCTTAGGGACCCTTGACAAAGTCAGT ACATGA